In Erythrobacter sp. F6033, a single genomic region encodes these proteins:
- a CDS encoding MAPEG family protein, producing the protein MPEKREEGIVSMQAQMLAPAAVLVVWTIIVLFWIIPPRFGSLSKADTSSLKGKEGSRGQDLEGVLPDKANWPAHNHTHLHEQPTLFYAVVLMITVLGPTGTDVMLAWAYVGLRIVHSLWQILVNKVGPRFVLFLLSTFVLIALAIRLLMITVFADPSALPQ; encoded by the coding sequence TTGCCTGAAAAGAGAGAAGAGGGGATCGTCTCAATGCAGGCTCAAATGCTCGCTCCAGCCGCCGTTTTGGTGGTGTGGACCATCATTGTATTGTTCTGGATCATTCCGCCGCGATTTGGTTCGCTTTCCAAGGCCGACACATCCAGTCTGAAAGGCAAAGAGGGATCGCGCGGTCAAGATCTTGAAGGGGTGCTACCGGATAAAGCCAACTGGCCGGCGCATAATCACACCCACCTGCACGAACAGCCCACTCTGTTTTATGCCGTTGTGCTGATGATCACAGTGCTTGGCCCGACTGGCACCGACGTCATGCTGGCATGGGCCTATGTCGGCCTACGTATTGTGCATTCGCTTTGGCAGATTCTGGTGAACAAGGTCGGGCCGCGGTTCGTCTTGTTCCTGCTCAGCACATTCGTCTTGATCGCGCTTGCGATCCGGTTGCTCATGATCACGGTTTTCGCGGATCCTTCCGCGCTGCCCCAATAA
- a CDS encoding MAPEG family protein produces the protein MNGLDILQPAVALMIWTMIMWAWMYATRIPAMNKSPDIENPAKLVGTTGASLRQQLPEKVNWKADNYNHLHEQPTVFYAVVLTLAVLDQGGGMNAFLAWIYTGLRVTHSLVQVTANKVLVRFVLFALSSLVLIALIFHASIVVFDIHI, from the coding sequence ATGAACGGACTTGATATTCTGCAACCCGCCGTCGCGCTCATGATCTGGACGATGATCATGTGGGCGTGGATGTATGCGACCCGCATTCCGGCGATGAACAAGTCGCCTGATATTGAAAACCCGGCAAAGCTGGTTGGTACAACCGGTGCGAGCCTGCGTCAGCAATTGCCTGAAAAGGTTAATTGGAAGGCAGACAATTACAATCACTTACACGAACAACCTACTGTTTTTTATGCAGTGGTTCTAACGCTTGCTGTGCTGGATCAGGGCGGCGGCATGAACGCATTTCTTGCGTGGATTTACACCGGCCTGCGCGTCACACACAGCCTTGTTCAAGTGACTGCGAACAAGGTGCTTGTCCGTTTTGTATTGTTCGCATTGTCGAGCTTGGTGCTGATCGCGTTGATCTTCCACGCAAGCATCGTGGTGTTCGACATTCACATCTGA
- the trxB gene encoding thioredoxin-disulfide reductase translates to MATHRTKMLIIGSGPAGYSAAIYAARAMLEPIVVQGLQPGGQLTITTDVENYPGYREVVQGPWLMEEMKAQAEHVGTRMMWDTIVSVDLESGPPYTAIGDSGDEYIGDTLVICTGAQAKWLGAPGEQELGGKGVSACATCDGFFYRGKKVAVIGGGNTAVEEALYLTNHSDDVTLIHRRDELRAEKILQERLFKSPKTSILWNKQVKSFEAGERGALDHLVLEDTQTGETSTLQVDGAFVAIGHAPATELFKGKLAMDASGYLDVEPGTPKTAIPGVFAAGDVTDHVYRQAVTAAGMGCMAALDGERFLAAQEDEAEAVTEAAE, encoded by the coding sequence ATGGCTACCCATCGCACCAAAATGCTCATCATCGGCTCCGGCCCGGCAGGATACAGCGCCGCCATCTATGCGGCGCGCGCCATGCTGGAACCGATTGTTGTGCAGGGCCTCCAGCCCGGCGGTCAGCTGACCATCACCACTGACGTCGAAAACTATCCCGGTTACCGTGAAGTGGTGCAGGGGCCGTGGTTGATGGAAGAGATGAAGGCTCAGGCCGAGCATGTCGGCACGCGCATGATGTGGGACACGATCGTCTCGGTCGATCTCGAGAGCGGCCCTCCATACACAGCCATTGGCGACAGCGGTGATGAATATATCGGCGATACACTGGTGATCTGCACCGGCGCTCAGGCCAAATGGCTCGGAGCGCCAGGCGAACAGGAGCTTGGCGGCAAAGGCGTATCAGCTTGCGCGACCTGCGACGGGTTCTTCTATCGCGGCAAGAAGGTCGCTGTGATCGGCGGCGGCAACACCGCTGTTGAAGAGGCGCTTTACCTCACCAACCATTCCGATGACGTAACCCTGATCCATCGCCGCGACGAATTGCGAGCGGAAAAGATTCTTCAGGAGCGTCTGTTCAAAAGCCCGAAGACGTCGATCCTTTGGAACAAGCAGGTGAAGAGCTTTGAAGCCGGCGAGCGCGGCGCTCTCGATCATCTCGTCCTCGAAGACACGCAAACGGGCGAGACATCGACGTTGCAAGTCGATGGCGCGTTTGTCGCAATCGGCCACGCGCCTGCGACGGAACTGTTCAAGGGCAAGCTCGCGATGGATGCGAGTGGCTATCTGGATGTTGAGCCCGGCACGCCAAAGACCGCAATTCCGGGCGTCTTCGCTGCTGGTGACGTAACAGACCACGTTTACCGTCAGGCAGTGACCGCTGCAGGCATGGGCTGCATGGCCGCGCTTGACGGGGAACGCTTTCTAGCTGCTCAGGAAGATGAAGCCGAGGCAGTCACCGAAGCGGCGGAGTAA
- a CDS encoding tyrosine-protein phosphatase: protein MIRHTPTDPFLATQGIHNLRDYGGYKTADGGRVKLGLLFRSGHHADASENDLATVSELQLRHVIDLRGDSERARHTCRRSADFDAQVLYFEGETAGLAPHLEAAQGSIDATSAHAAMVDLYGALPDRKGLNSVLTDYFDALASGKGASLVHCAAGKDRTGIAVDLLHHILGVHPDDAMHDYLLTNHSPRNDERIAHGMNMLGDKYGSRDEAMARVLMGVDAEFLEAARASVKERFGNADVYLEQVLEVDAAKRGAIKAALVDA, encoded by the coding sequence ATGATTCGACACACCCCAACAGATCCGTTTCTTGCGACGCAGGGCATTCACAACCTCCGTGATTATGGGGGCTATAAGACCGCTGATGGTGGGCGGGTGAAGCTCGGTCTACTGTTCCGTTCGGGCCATCATGCCGATGCGAGCGAAAATGATCTTGCTACCGTCTCAGAGCTTCAATTGAGGCATGTGATCGACCTTCGCGGGGATAGCGAACGCGCGCGCCATACCTGTCGACGCTCTGCCGATTTCGACGCGCAGGTGCTGTATTTTGAAGGCGAGACAGCCGGGCTTGCGCCGCACCTTGAAGCGGCACAGGGCAGCATCGACGCCACGAGTGCGCACGCTGCGATGGTGGATCTGTACGGCGCGTTGCCCGATCGCAAAGGCCTTAATTCGGTTTTGACAGACTACTTCGACGCGCTCGCCAGCGGTAAAGGCGCTAGCCTCGTCCACTGCGCGGCGGGCAAAGACCGAACCGGGATTGCCGTCGACTTGCTCCACCACATTCTTGGTGTGCATCCAGATGATGCGATGCACGACTACTTGCTGACCAACCATTCGCCGCGCAATGACGAACGCATCGCGCACGGTATGAACATGCTGGGCGACAAATACGGGTCCAGAGACGAAGCCATGGCGCGGGTATTGATGGGCGTTGATGCCGAATTCCTTGAGGCGGCGCGGGCTTCTGTAAAAGAGCGGTTTGGCAATGCAGATGTCTATCTCGAACAAGTTCTCGAAGTAGATGCTGCGAAACGGGGCGCCATCAAAGCTGCGCTTGTGGATGCCTAA
- a CDS encoding response regulator, which translates to MAHILIADDDELVAEMASDILIDAGHACGWVTNGEDAWTLMKQRRPDLLLLDQDMPGISGVSLLRKLRGSATFYDLPVIMFTAMSGEADESRAIYAGAQDYIRKPFTPLILTSRIERAIMKLGGTHLDLKTRVARDAGFLENSIRLERRPV; encoded by the coding sequence ATGGCTCACATCCTAATCGCAGATGACGACGAACTGGTCGCCGAAATGGCGAGCGACATTCTGATTGACGCTGGTCACGCATGCGGATGGGTGACGAATGGAGAGGATGCCTGGACTTTGATGAAACAGCGACGGCCCGACCTATTGCTGCTTGATCAGGATATGCCGGGTATCTCCGGCGTCAGTCTGCTGCGCAAACTGCGTGGATCGGCCACCTTCTATGATCTGCCCGTCATCATGTTCACGGCGATGAGCGGTGAGGCGGATGAAAGCCGAGCAATCTACGCCGGGGCGCAGGACTACATCCGCAAGCCGTTCACGCCACTGATACTGACCAGTCGGATTGAACGCGCCATAATGAAGCTTGGCGGCACCCATCTTGACCTCAAGACGCGGGTGGCTCGTGATGCCGGGTTTCTGGAAAACTCTATTCGGCTCGAAAGACGACCAGTCTAA
- a CDS encoding trehalose-6-phosphate synthase: MSRLVVISNRVAVPKARGAAGAQGGLAGALNAALKDYGGLWFGWSGQESEDRTGNMNLQRNDGVTTATIDLSARDIDEYYNGYANSTLWPLFHYRIDLAEYENETGKGYERVNERFAESAMPLIEEEDLVWVHDYHLIPLGDRLRERGAKNRIGFFSHIPWPPTRLLTSLPFHERLVETMLAYDMIGFQTEEWLGSFFHYCETELGAEVDKDTGRINHKGRTTVARSYPIGIDWDHFQAQGETDEAKNAEKRLLESLRNRTGMIGVDRLDYSKGLPERIDGIGRFFDQHPERTRDLIFIQIAPPSREDVESYQKIRAELEQKTGQINGARSQVDIVPIRYVNQGYSHAELYGFFRASKIGMVTPLRDGMNLVAKEYVAAQDPDNPGVLILSDFAGAAQQLACEGKGAVIVNPHSPDALARAIQTALDMPLDERKSRYEAMIGTVRDDNVQDWTKNFCDDLAGVSL; this comes from the coding sequence ATGAGCCGCCTAGTCGTTATCTCGAACCGCGTAGCCGTGCCCAAAGCGCGCGGTGCTGCGGGTGCGCAAGGCGGACTTGCTGGCGCTTTGAACGCAGCGCTCAAGGATTATGGTGGGCTTTGGTTCGGCTGGTCTGGGCAGGAAAGCGAAGATCGCACTGGCAATATGAACCTGCAGCGCAATGATGGTGTGACGACCGCGACCATCGACCTGTCAGCACGCGATATTGATGAATATTACAATGGTTATGCGAACTCGACCTTGTGGCCGCTGTTCCATTACCGGATCGACCTTGCCGAATATGAGAACGAAACCGGCAAAGGGTATGAGCGGGTCAATGAACGCTTTGCCGAAAGCGCCATGCCTCTCATCGAGGAAGAAGACCTCGTTTGGGTGCACGATTATCATCTGATCCCGCTGGGCGATCGTTTGCGAGAGCGCGGCGCCAAAAATCGCATCGGATTTTTCAGCCACATCCCATGGCCGCCGACGCGCCTGCTAACCTCGCTGCCTTTTCACGAGCGGCTGGTCGAAACGATGCTTGCCTATGATATGATCGGTTTCCAGACCGAAGAATGGCTCGGCAGTTTCTTTCATTATTGCGAGACGGAGCTGGGCGCGGAAGTCGACAAGGACACCGGCCGTATCAATCACAAAGGCCGGACGACTGTCGCGAGGTCCTATCCCATCGGAATTGATTGGGATCATTTCCAAGCTCAGGGCGAGACTGACGAAGCCAAAAACGCAGAAAAACGCCTGCTCGAATCCCTGCGCAACCGTACTGGAATGATCGGCGTAGATCGTCTTGATTATTCCAAGGGTCTGCCCGAGCGGATTGACGGAATAGGACGGTTTTTTGACCAGCATCCCGAGCGGACCCGCGACCTGATCTTTATCCAGATCGCGCCGCCGAGCCGAGAGGATGTCGAGAGTTATCAAAAAATCCGCGCCGAGCTTGAGCAGAAAACGGGCCAGATCAACGGTGCCCGGTCACAGGTCGATATCGTCCCGATCCGTTATGTGAACCAAGGGTACAGCCATGCCGAACTGTACGGTTTCTTCCGCGCATCAAAAATCGGCATGGTCACTCCGCTGCGTGACGGAATGAACCTGGTCGCGAAGGAATATGTCGCGGCGCAGGATCCGGACAATCCCGGTGTGCTGATCCTGTCAGATTTCGCCGGAGCCGCACAGCAATTGGCATGCGAAGGGAAAGGCGCGGTGATCGTCAATCCGCACAGTCCCGATGCTCTTGCCCGTGCAATCCAAACCGCACTCGATATGCCGCTGGATGAGCGCAAGAGCCGCTATGAAGCGATGATCGGCACTGTTCGCGATGACAATGTGCAAGATTGGACGAAGAATTTCTGCGACGATCTGGCCGGTGTCAGTCTTTAG